A window of Pangasianodon hypophthalmus isolate fPanHyp1 chromosome 29, fPanHyp1.pri, whole genome shotgun sequence genomic DNA:
atttatattaaatttcttaatttaaatttagccaagttttgtgtatatatatatatatatatatatatatatatatatatgtcatggggtgggatatattaggcagcaagtgaacagtcagttctcgaagttgatgtgctggaagcaggaaatgTGGGCTATAATAAGGAAGTATGGggtctgagcgactttgacaagggccaaattgtgatggccaGACGACTGTGTTGCATTTTTGAAATGCTTAAATTAGGAGGTGCTGGAAGGGACGGTGAAAAGAAAAggactaaaataaaacaaatattcttATTTCAAATATagcctggaaaaaaaaccctaaatcaATAAAACAGCGAAAACAGACTACCAAAGTGAATAAAAGCACGTTTGTCGTGTATTAGTCAATAACctcaaagaaacaaaaaacccagATAATGTCCATGCGCTTTAaatatcgtgtgtgtgtgtgtgtgtgtgtgtgtgtgtgtgtttgcttacCCAATTCTATGCAGTGAAACTACAGATGTCTCTGGTatgctattatttatttgaagaattaaataatgttaatcatgataaataataataataataatgctaaataataataataataataatgctaataatgttTTACGTCTGTGCATTCTGAATATTCACTTCGATCAGAGTCTACAcctcagacacatacacactcacacacaactgGAAGGATTCCCACTGATAAAGTAGTTTGCCTGTTTTTCTTGACCTTTCTGTTTTCCTGGGAAATGAAATAAGAAAGATGATTACACAGCCTGTTACACAGTGAACAATTTGCAAATATTACTAAAGCCTGCCCGAGATACCTGAGCATGTAAACGTGGTATGTGTTTACATAATTGATCTGACATGAATGCATAATTCTAGTTTTTTTATACTAACagtctctgtgtttttatttttatcgaCTATTAAGGCACTTGAAGGGAAGCAAAGCTGTCACAATACTCCATTAATGATGACATCTAACTCATTCATGATCAAGCGACATCTCAGGAAAATTCCTGTATATTTAGAGATGTTTAGAGATCAATTGTATGTAAATTGTTTGGGTTACATAATTAATTTACAGAAAACAGgctatacactatatggtcaaaagtatatggacacctgaccattacactcatatgtggttcttccccaaactgttgccacaaagttggaagcacacaaagTTTGTaatgattacattattataGCCCTCCTGCTGGACTATCACTTCCCTGTCATTGAGACTTACAGGGATGTTGGTTAAGACACCATTAATCTGAAAAAGAGGGTGGAAATATATCAAGATCTGCTCATATGCTTTCTTGAACATTGAGAACATTAAAAACTGTTCATTGAAGATTCTGTAAGAATTATTTCAAGATATGTTTATTACTTTCTAGAAccacattaaataataaatgaataaatatactatatggtcaaaagtacagtatgtggacacctgaccattacacttATATGTTGTtgttccccaaactgttgccacaaaattggaagcacccagttgtatagaatgtctttatatgctgtaaaattacagtttcccttcagtggaactaagacgcccaaacctgttccagcatgacaatgcccctgtgcacaaagcgagctccatgaagacatggtgtgtgaaggttggagtggaagaactcgagtgtcctgcacagagccctgacctcaaccccactgaacacctttgggatgaactggaacaccgactgaaccccagacctcctcaccaacatcagtacctgatctcactaaatctggaatgggatgttcagaaagcacatatgagtgttttggtcaggtgtccacaaacctttggtcatACAGTGTACCTAACATCCTTGGTTCTTAGACAGCCTCAGGATTCTTGACTGTGACAtacttattttcatctttaaatGCTAGCAGCAGGGTTTTTAGAAATTGTTTATGGCATTTCACCTTCAGCTCAAACAGTTATGAAATACTGTACCATCTAACCTACGGTTAATTTTTCTAGGTTTCTAGGTTTCTGCTTTCACCGCGGTCAGCAAGTTATCTACCGAAGTAGACCAATTCGCAAGACACACCTGTAGCTCCAGACTGCTCTGATTGTCAGTGTTGACTAAGTCAACTGCtacacaattatacaattattataaaatagttCCCAATTCCTTCAGGATAAATATGGTGTATTCAAAACCATGGAGCACTGGTATGTTCATTTTGCACTCTTTATTACTGCCAGtgtatttcaaagaaaagaagagTAACCCTAACCTAAACCCCAACATTAATACTGACTCACTCTTCAACTCACTTAATTTTCATCCATTCATGCACAAGCAACATACTCGTACATTACTGTACGAGAATGCTGATATTCCTGTTCATCTTTAATCCAAGCTTGACTCTTAGGGAGGCAGGCTTCGAAAAACAGCTAGTTTCATTATAGCACTGATGGCCAAAAACAAATAAGCAAGGCAATAATAGGATAACCCATGCATATTAAaacagtaaacactgagagATGGGCTAAAAGAAGACGTAGGGAACGATAGAAACTTGGGGCGAGGGGTAGTAGGAGCTGGAATACTTTTCAGAAAGGTAAACACTACTAAGTAGGGCACGTAACAGGAGATGGGACCAAGCTAGGAGTAGGAGCGTGGACAAGAGCCAGACTGTGACACTGATTTactaaatgtttgtgtgtgtgtgtgtgtgtgtgtgtgtgtgtggaaacacatttaaaaaattctgaacAAAACATGGAACTGATGCAATGATGCTAAGGTATGGAAAATGTGTCTAAAGAAAGGCCATGACTGAAGCATGGGCTAAAACCATGCAATCTTTGTTTCCATCGGTCTTAGTGAGTGTATGATTTTCCATGTTAACATATTAACACCTCACATCTCTTCAGCCTACAAAATCAGATCTGGCTACAAATCTGTATAAACATCAGTGATGAAGATAGATTTTCCTGAGTGTACACAGTACAACGCACAACACtcacatatatgcacacacatatttacacacatgcacttataaaaatgtttaaacctACCAATTGACGtgcttttctccttctcctaTAAAGACATAAAGTTAGTTCTTATTGTGCAATAACCACCATCATCTGCATTTTGAGTCTTGCTCCCACCTCCCTGATACTACCATCATCCAGCTGGTTTTATGGCTTTATGATTTAGCCTTCATTTCATTTAGAGAGACCAAGCTATATCTGAATGGACACAGCATCCTGAAAAGCTCAATTATTCTGAATCATTTCACTAAAGGGGGCTGACGCGGCCTTCCCGTTGTCGTTTGCACTGAAGGCAATTAAGGCACGACTGGGCTGCACAAATGCCATCCTGTCCCATTACTGCTGCCTGAGCAGCCACTCAGTCTTCAACGTCAAATCTAGCCAAGCCCCTCAACACACCTAAGAGCCTCCTTTAAACACAGACCTACCGTACACACCCATCTTTCCACTGGCTTGacatcattttgttgtttttgccttcacatatttctctctctcacacacacacacacacacacattaagctGTATTTAGAAACTTACATCCCCTTGGATTACATTGGACATCGGTCATCTCCTAAAAAGAAGTACCGCTACATATGGGTCTTGAATGGATGACCGGCAACCGGGGATATCTACACATATTTCTGATCTCCAGTGCAAGCAAGGATGAAGCTCATTTCTGTGTTTGACTGCATTTCCTTGACCGTGTATTCCTTCACCTTCCTGCTTGGGCTCCCTGCCAACCTTCTGGTCTTCTTTGTCTATATGCGTAAAGCTCAAAAACACGGTGCTACTCCTAATGTAGTTTATACTATCAACTTGTGCTTATCCAATCTGGTCCTGGTTGCCTGGATGCCTGTAAAATCTGCCTACACTGTTCTTGAAATATGGATCCTACCAGAGTTGCTGTGTCCGATTTACAACTTCTTTGTTGTGGCCTCTCTTTATGGCAGTGGGCTCCTGCTGACAGCTGTGGCTGTTGGACGTTATCTGAGTATTGCCTTTCCGATCAGCTATAAACTTTATCGCCGTGCTCGAACATCCTGCGTGATCAGTGCTCTGCTGTGGGGTATAGTGCTTTTGCATCTCAGCTTAGCTTTGGTAGCAGAGAAAGGGGCCTACTTTGTGTCTCCATTCATGCCCAACTCATCAAAGTGCTATGAGAACTTTACGCGCGAGCAGCTGGATGTGCTGCTGCCGCTGCGCCTAGAGATGGCAGTACTGCTGTTTGCCGTGCCACTCCTGCTCTCTGTCTTCTGCACACTGCGCTGTCTAGCATTGGTGAAACGGTCTTGCCTTTCCGCTGGCAGCAAGCGGCGCATCCTGG
This region includes:
- the si:dkey-211g8.9 gene encoding free fatty acid receptor 2, with the translated sequence MKLISVFDCISLTVYSFTFLLGLPANLLVFFVYMRKAQKHGATPNVVYTINLCLSNLVLVAWMPVKSAYTVLEIWILPELLCPIYNFFVVASLYGSGLLLTAVAVGRYLSIAFPISYKLYRRARTSCVISALLWGIVLLHLSLALVAEKGAYFVSPFMPNSSKCYENFTREQLDVLLPLRLEMAVLLFAVPLLLSVFCTLRCLALVKRSCLSAGSKRRILAMELSALVVFVVCYTPYNVSHVVGFIEDDNVDWRREAIVSSCCNVFLEPVVMLILSPSRPKDLLCRLCLKRTPKQHHKGIVQVKDPLATMQRGTTSIK